In the Acropora muricata isolate sample 2 chromosome 1, ASM3666990v1, whole genome shotgun sequence genome, one interval contains:
- the LOC136926830 gene encoding uncharacterized protein, giving the protein MEKSGKKVFIPFPKPSQGIEKCKRWIVSCSRQFFTENSITRNTYICALHWPGEKGPTVEFPDPLKANFTPAQAHRVSSKKRKAPTSRATPAPKIAKIVDDPEEFGEQSNESFQSFDELEDISTETAALPVYESTVTGKMVVDEGIQTVFEKYMLSAKVETMILKNEVSTMKDQGQKIVSSLSFEVITQSPDLMKHFVGLTYPQFKVLYNFLNDVCPLDTINFWNKRESVKSEKAKTGRNAEFSTWEKLFICLVRLKRGFTIKTLAALLSSPDRKIAETQVRKIFTTYIELMYKIFRDMQTVMFPERTYLRRFIPKVFKTMKNIRCIVDCTEFRVECSRNFARQGNAFSSYKHTYSTNILCLCKVLK; this is encoded by the coding sequence atggagaaatccgggaagaaagtgttcattccCTTCCCGAAGCCTTCGCAAGGTATCGAAAAGTGCAAGCGGTGGATTGTGTCTTGTTCTCGGCAATTCTTCACTGAAAATAGTATTACAAGGAATACCTATATATGTGCCCTTCACTGGCCGGGAGAAAAAGGCCCAACCGTAGAATTTCCTGATCCACTGAAGGCAAATTTTACGCCAGCGCAAGCACACCGCGTGTCTTCTAAGAAGAGGAAAGCGCCGACCTCAAGAGCGACACCCGCTCCGAAAATAGCAAAGATTGTCGACGACCCCGAAGAATTCGGCGAACAATCAAACgaatcttttcagagttttgacGAGCTGGAGGACATTTCAACAGAAACGGCTGCTTTACCAGTATATGAAAGCACTGTCACTGGAAAGATGGTAGTGGACGAGGGAATACAAACTGTTTTCGAAAAATACATGCTGTCCGCTAAAGTGGAaactatgattttaaaaaacgaagtttcaacaatgaaagaccaggggcaaaaaattgtaagcagcttatcttttgaagttataactcaaagccccgatttaatgaaacatttcgtgGGCCTCACATATCCACAGTTTaaagttttgtataattttttaaatgacgttTGTCCTTTGGataccattaatttttggaACAAGAGGGAATCCGTAAAGTCAGAGAAGGCAAAAACTGGCCGTAACGCCGAGTTTTCAACCTGGGAAAAGCTGTTTATCTGCCTTGTCAGGTTGAAACGAGGATTTACTATAAAGACCCTGGCTGCCCTATTATCTTCGCCTGACAGAAAAATAGCGGAAACCCAGGTAcggaaaatatttacaacttaCATTGAGCTCATGTACAAAATTTTCAGAGACATGCAAACTGTGATGTTCCCTGAGAGAACATACTTGAGGCGATTTATTCCAAAGGTTTtcaagacaatgaaaaacattcgcTGTATTGTTGATTGCACCGAGTTTCGTGTGGAATGTTCCAGGAATTTTGCCAGGCAGGGAAATGCATTCTCTTCATACAAGCACACTTATTCCACGAATATTCTTTGCTTGTGCAAGGTTTTGAAATAA